In one window of Micromonospora cathayae DNA:
- a CDS encoding sigma-70 family RNA polymerase sigma factor — protein MAVTRPYGESGAVTDSGVGVLATRALVSDAQTGDRAAVGELVSACLPLVYNVVGRALGGHPDTDDVVQECLLRVVRGLPGLRDPDRFRSWVLSITYRQLQEHWRQRRSATVHWQEQTDDLPDPAGDFAEQTVTELVLGGQRRDLASAARWLDADDRNLLGLWWHEATGQLTRAEVAAALGVNERHTAVRLHRMRTQLDTARAVVAALRHRPRCPELTVVVRSWDGTVSPLWRKRLARHVRDCAVCVAHRQGLVPPERLLLGLAVLPLPAALVAGLRAAVEAELAAPAVLTAGQGAVAGLPKVTHLPTGLSPPKAAVTATLVVALAVGGLVFAVRESPLGPGGEVVAAPSVPAPAGGAAATPTAPASPGGPTASVTPTPRPPAAGTGVTSADIVVAPDGDDAGDGSLARPFATLNRAVEVVRPGQTIALRGGTHRLTRPVEITTSGTADRRIVLSGYRDERAVLDATSVPADKWGVTQRTRFWTVQDLEMRGSRSHAWVCRSCTDTVFQRLSMHDNVRSGLLLRDPGTVRNQVLDSDFFRNHDPAANGSVGIGLGVKFGDGDGNVVRGNRAFHNADDGFDFGEFDGAIAVDRNWSYGNGHSRWGDDSWAGNGAGFSFGGGDPTPRGAHRVRQNAAWGNLGHGFAAEANTGGLALTDNTAFDNGASGFDLTDANGTARGNLAVDNGVRRGADVSSRGNSWDGAERSRTTFRSTDPAVAEGPRRPDGTLPATTYLVSRDGLGADMTPP, from the coding sequence GTGGCCGTCACCCGGCCGTACGGGGAGAGCGGGGCGGTGACGGACAGCGGCGTCGGAGTGCTGGCGACCAGGGCCCTGGTGTCCGACGCCCAGACCGGCGACCGGGCGGCGGTCGGCGAGCTGGTCTCGGCCTGCCTGCCGCTGGTCTACAACGTGGTCGGCCGGGCCCTGGGCGGCCACCCCGACACCGACGACGTGGTGCAGGAGTGCCTGCTCCGGGTGGTCCGGGGCCTGCCCGGGCTGCGGGACCCCGACCGGTTCCGGTCCTGGGTGCTGTCGATCACCTACCGTCAGCTCCAGGAACACTGGCGGCAACGGCGCTCGGCGACGGTGCACTGGCAGGAGCAGACCGACGACCTGCCGGACCCGGCCGGTGACTTCGCCGAGCAGACCGTCACCGAACTCGTCCTCGGCGGCCAGCGCCGCGACCTGGCCTCGGCGGCCCGCTGGCTCGACGCCGACGACCGGAACCTGCTGGGCCTGTGGTGGCACGAGGCGACCGGCCAGCTGACCCGCGCCGAGGTGGCTGCCGCCCTGGGCGTGAACGAGCGGCACACCGCCGTCCGGCTGCACCGGATGCGGACCCAGCTCGACACCGCCCGGGCCGTGGTGGCGGCGCTGCGTCACCGTCCCCGCTGCCCGGAGCTGACCGTGGTGGTCAGGTCCTGGGACGGCACCGTCTCGCCGCTGTGGCGCAAGCGGCTCGCCCGGCACGTCCGCGACTGTGCGGTCTGCGTGGCGCACCGGCAGGGGCTGGTGCCCCCGGAGCGGCTGCTGCTCGGCTTGGCCGTGCTGCCCCTGCCGGCCGCGCTGGTCGCCGGCCTGCGGGCGGCGGTCGAGGCGGAACTGGCCGCACCGGCCGTACTCACCGCCGGCCAGGGTGCCGTCGCCGGCCTGCCGAAGGTCACCCACCTGCCGACGGGGCTGTCCCCGCCCAAGGCGGCGGTCACGGCCACGCTGGTCGTGGCGCTGGCCGTCGGCGGTCTCGTTTTCGCGGTACGCGAGTCGCCCCTGGGTCCGGGGGGCGAGGTGGTCGCCGCCCCGAGCGTGCCCGCCCCGGCCGGTGGCGCGGCGGCGACCCCGACGGCCCCGGCGAGCCCGGGTGGCCCGACCGCCAGCGTCACCCCGACGCCCCGGCCGCCGGCCGCCGGCACCGGCGTGACCAGCGCCGACATCGTGGTGGCCCCGGACGGCGACGACGCCGGCGACGGCAGCCTGGCCCGCCCGTTCGCCACCCTCAACCGGGCGGTCGAGGTGGTCCGGCCCGGCCAGACCATCGCGCTGCGCGGCGGCACCCACCGACTCACCCGGCCGGTGGAGATCACCACCAGTGGTACCGCCGACCGGCGGATCGTGCTCAGCGGGTACCGGGACGAGCGGGCGGTGCTGGACGCGACCTCGGTGCCCGCCGACAAGTGGGGCGTCACCCAGCGGACCCGTTTCTGGACCGTGCAGGACCTCGAGATGCGCGGCTCGCGCAGCCACGCCTGGGTCTGCCGGTCCTGCACCGACACGGTCTTCCAGCGGTTGTCCATGCACGACAACGTCCGGTCCGGGCTGCTGCTGCGGGACCCCGGCACGGTCCGCAACCAGGTGCTCGACAGCGACTTCTTCCGCAACCACGACCCGGCCGCGAACGGCAGCGTCGGCATCGGGCTGGGCGTGAAGTTCGGCGACGGCGACGGGAACGTGGTCCGGGGGAACCGGGCCTTCCACAACGCCGACGACGGCTTCGACTTCGGCGAGTTCGACGGCGCGATCGCCGTCGACCGCAACTGGTCGTACGGCAACGGACACAGCCGGTGGGGGGACGACAGTTGGGCCGGCAACGGGGCCGGCTTCTCGTTCGGCGGCGGCGACCCGACGCCCCGGGGCGCGCACCGGGTACGACAGAACGCGGCCTGGGGCAACCTGGGCCACGGCTTCGCCGCCGAGGCCAACACCGGTGGCCTGGCCCTGACCGACAACACCGCCTTCGACAACGGCGCGAGCGGCTTCGACCTGACCGACGCCAACGGTACGGCCCGGGGCAACCTCGCCGTCGACAACGGGGTACGGCGGGGCGCCGACGTCTCGTCCCGTGGCAACTCCTGGGACGGCGCGGAGCGGTCCCGTACCACGTTCCGGTCGACGGACCCCGCCGTCGCCGAGGGCCCGCGCCGGCCGGACGGCACTCTCCCGGCCACCACCTACCTGGTCAGCCGGGACGGCCTCGGGGCCGACATGACCCCGCCCTGA
- a CDS encoding transglycosylase domain-containing protein encodes MGVRTVVNRLVTVVVCGVLAGLVLAVAVLPGNLVLGMTVKAASDAWSQLPVELRTPATAQRTTVYANDGTTLITSFYDLNRREVPLAEIAPVMRQAIVAAEDRRFYTHGGVDLRGLARALVSNAREGTTQGASTLTMQYVRNVLKTDPERTAEQRQSATEISVGRKLQEIRYAAALEQTLDKDEILARYLNIAYFGSGAYGIAAASERYFDTTPAELTLAQAALLAGLVQSPNEYSPIDGDGNAALARRSYVLDSMVATGVITAAQADQARAEKLVLDPVEQPNGCTAVAGGHTDWGFFCDYLRTWWLAQPEFGSTVEERDQALRRGGYTIVTSLDPEIQATALRQSLAVFDRDSPRALPIAAVEPGTGRVLAMAVNRNYSLADNPAGQDNRPNTVNQLVAGGGAIDGYQAGSTFKLFTMLAALEAGLPLATGYDAPTRLPTRYPAEGAASCGGRWCPANASPASMDGYRTMWDGFGRSVNTYFVWLSERVGPAKVVEMAQRLGITFRSDTDRAFAAEDAADWGSFTLGVAATTPLDLANAYATVAAEGTYCAPLPVRAVTGPDGRALPVADPSCRQVLDADVARAATDAARCPVGQQSAYGRCGGGGTATTVGRLLGDRPVAGKSGTSDQDASKSFVGYTPQVAVAGIAANPDDPTDRVGISAQSGVVTAVARVIVTATAGSPKVAFTPPSRQLAIGNVVEPPRTPTRPGLELGDWWQGLGTPR; translated from the coding sequence ATGGGTGTGCGTACGGTGGTGAACCGGCTGGTCACCGTGGTGGTCTGCGGTGTCCTCGCGGGGCTTGTGCTGGCGGTCGCGGTGCTGCCCGGCAACCTGGTGCTCGGCATGACCGTCAAGGCGGCCAGCGACGCCTGGAGCCAGCTACCGGTGGAACTGCGCACCCCGGCCACCGCCCAGCGCACCACCGTCTACGCCAACGACGGGACCACCCTGATCACCAGTTTCTACGACCTCAACCGGCGGGAGGTGCCGCTGGCCGAGATCGCCCCGGTGATGCGCCAGGCGATCGTGGCCGCCGAGGACCGACGCTTCTACACCCACGGCGGGGTGGACCTGCGCGGGCTGGCCCGCGCCCTGGTCAGCAACGCCAGGGAGGGCACCACCCAGGGCGCCTCCACGCTGACCATGCAGTACGTCCGCAACGTGCTCAAGACCGACCCGGAGCGCACCGCCGAGCAGCGGCAGAGCGCCACCGAGATCAGCGTCGGGCGCAAGCTCCAGGAGATCCGGTACGCCGCGGCGCTGGAGCAGACCCTCGACAAGGACGAGATCCTGGCCCGCTACCTGAACATCGCGTACTTCGGCTCCGGGGCGTACGGGATCGCGGCGGCCAGCGAACGGTACTTCGACACCACCCCGGCGGAGCTGACCCTGGCCCAGGCGGCCCTGTTGGCCGGGCTGGTGCAGTCGCCCAACGAGTACAGCCCGATCGACGGGGACGGCAACGCCGCCCTGGCCCGCCGCTCGTACGTGCTCGACTCGATGGTCGCCACCGGCGTGATCACCGCCGCCCAGGCCGACCAGGCCCGCGCCGAGAAGCTGGTGCTCGACCCGGTCGAGCAGCCCAACGGGTGCACCGCCGTCGCGGGCGGGCACACCGACTGGGGCTTCTTCTGCGACTACCTGCGCACCTGGTGGCTGGCGCAGCCGGAGTTCGGCAGCACCGTCGAGGAACGTGACCAGGCGTTGCGTCGGGGCGGGTACACCATCGTCACCTCGCTGGACCCGGAGATCCAGGCGACCGCGCTGCGCCAGTCGCTGGCGGTCTTCGACCGCGACTCGCCCCGGGCGCTGCCGATCGCGGCGGTCGAGCCGGGCACCGGGCGGGTGCTGGCGATGGCGGTGAACCGCAACTACAGCCTCGCCGACAACCCGGCCGGGCAGGACAACCGCCCCAACACGGTCAACCAGCTGGTGGCCGGTGGCGGTGCCATCGACGGCTACCAGGCCGGTTCGACGTTCAAGCTGTTCACCATGCTCGCCGCCCTGGAGGCGGGGCTGCCGCTGGCCACCGGGTACGACGCGCCGACCCGGCTGCCCACCCGCTACCCGGCCGAGGGCGCGGCCTCCTGCGGCGGGCGCTGGTGTCCGGCCAACGCCAGTCCGGCGAGCATGGACGGCTACCGGACCATGTGGGACGGGTTCGGCCGGTCGGTGAACACCTACTTCGTCTGGCTCTCCGAGCGGGTCGGCCCGGCGAAGGTGGTGGAGATGGCGCAGCGGCTCGGCATCACGTTCCGCTCCGACACCGACCGGGCGTTCGCGGCGGAGGACGCCGCCGACTGGGGGTCGTTCACCCTGGGCGTCGCCGCCACCACCCCGCTCGACCTGGCCAACGCGTACGCCACGGTGGCCGCCGAGGGCACGTACTGCGCGCCGCTGCCGGTGCGCGCCGTCACCGGCCCGGACGGCCGGGCACTGCCGGTGGCCGACCCGTCCTGCCGGCAGGTGCTCGACGCCGACGTGGCGCGCGCGGCCACCGACGCGGCCCGTTGCCCGGTCGGCCAGCAGTCCGCGTACGGTCGCTGCGGGGGCGGCGGCACGGCCACCACGGTCGGTCGGCTCCTCGGCGACCGACCGGTGGCCGGCAAGTCGGGCACCTCGGACCAGGACGCCAGCAAGTCCTTCGTCGGGTACACCCCGCAGGTGGCGGTGGCGGGGATCGCCGCGAACCCCGACGACCCGACCGACCGGGTGGGCATCTCGGCGCAGTCCGGGGTGGTGACGGCGGTGGCCCGGGTCATCGTCACCGCCACGGCGGGCAGCCCGAAGGTCGCCTTCACCCCGCCGAGCCGGCAACTCGCCATCGGCAACGTGGTGGAGCCGCCCCGGACGCCGACCCGCCCCGGCCTGGAACTCGGTGACTGGTGGCAGGGTCTGGGCACGCCGCGCTGA
- a CDS encoding SPFH domain-containing protein — protein METVIAVLFIAVALIGVIALAKSVRIVPQQRQDVVERLGRYKRTLNPGLNLLVPFVDAVRTKVDMREQVVSFPPQPVITSDNLVVSIDTVLYFKVVDSVRATYEISNFLQAIEQLTVTTLRNVIGSLDLERALTSREEINRHLSGVLDETTGRWGIKVTRVEIKAIEPPPSIRDSMEKQMRAERDRRAAILNAEGHKQSQILTAEGEKQAAVLRADGDRQARILQAEGQAKAIRTVFDAIHTANPSQKVLAYQYLQALPQIANGTANKVWIVPAELTKALEGMGGALGGLSRMAGDAPSPEASDGASEVEREAAEAAQAAAAAAAQIHDEVRVAEAQATGGRGPQGLPAPEPVSPASLLQDPAEQRERA, from the coding sequence ATGGAAACGGTGATCGCGGTGCTGTTCATCGCGGTGGCGCTGATCGGGGTGATCGCGCTGGCGAAGTCGGTGCGGATCGTGCCGCAGCAGCGTCAGGACGTGGTCGAACGGCTCGGCCGGTACAAGCGCACCCTCAACCCGGGGCTGAACCTGCTGGTCCCGTTCGTCGACGCGGTCCGGACCAAGGTCGACATGCGGGAGCAGGTGGTCAGCTTCCCGCCGCAGCCGGTGATCACCTCGGACAACCTGGTCGTCTCGATCGACACGGTGCTCTACTTCAAGGTGGTCGACTCGGTCCGGGCCACCTACGAGATCTCGAACTTCCTCCAGGCCATCGAGCAGCTCACCGTCACCACACTGCGGAACGTGATCGGCTCGCTGGACCTGGAGCGGGCGCTGACCAGCCGGGAGGAGATCAACCGGCACCTGTCCGGGGTGCTGGACGAGACCACCGGCCGGTGGGGCATCAAGGTGACCCGGGTGGAGATCAAGGCGATCGAGCCGCCGCCGAGCATCCGCGACTCGATGGAGAAGCAGATGCGCGCCGAGCGGGACCGGCGGGCCGCCATCCTCAACGCCGAGGGGCACAAGCAGTCGCAGATCCTCACCGCCGAGGGTGAGAAGCAGGCCGCGGTGCTGCGCGCCGACGGTGACCGGCAGGCCCGGATCCTCCAGGCCGAGGGCCAGGCGAAGGCGATCCGGACCGTGTTCGACGCGATTCACACCGCCAACCCCAGCCAGAAGGTGCTCGCCTACCAGTACCTCCAGGCCCTGCCGCAGATCGCCAACGGCACCGCCAACAAGGTCTGGATCGTCCCGGCCGAGCTGACCAAGGCGCTGGAGGGGATGGGTGGCGCGCTCGGCGGGCTGAGCCGGATGGCCGGCGACGCCCCGTCCCCGGAGGCGTCCGACGGGGCCAGCGAGGTCGAGCGGGAGGCGGCCGAGGCCGCGCAGGCCGCGGCGGCCGCCGCGGCGCAGATCCACGACGAGGTACGCGTCGCCGAGGCGCAGGCCACCGGCGGTCGGGGGCCGCAGGGGCTGCCCGCGCCGGAGCCGGTCTCCCCGGCCAGCCTGCTCCAGGACCCCGCCGAGCAGCGCGAACGCGCCTGA
- a CDS encoding NfeD family protein, protein MDAVFWIVLGVVLAVAEIFTATLFLIMFAVGAFAAAGAAALGAPVAIQAVVFAVVSALTVFAARPTIQRHRRSAVESGDQPFGVEAIEGSTALVLERVDADHGMVKIDGELWTARSYDATQVFVPGQRVRVIQVRGATALVWQDDISSGELPDVEG, encoded by the coding sequence GTGGACGCGGTGTTCTGGATCGTGCTGGGAGTGGTGCTGGCGGTCGCCGAGATATTCACGGCGACGCTGTTCCTGATCATGTTCGCGGTCGGCGCGTTCGCCGCCGCGGGTGCGGCGGCGCTCGGCGCGCCGGTCGCCATCCAGGCGGTGGTCTTCGCGGTCGTCTCGGCGCTGACCGTGTTCGCCGCGCGACCCACCATCCAGCGGCACCGGCGTTCGGCCGTGGAGAGCGGTGACCAGCCCTTCGGGGTGGAGGCGATCGAGGGATCGACCGCCCTGGTACTGGAGCGGGTCGACGCCGACCACGGCATGGTCAAGATCGACGGAGAGCTGTGGACCGCCCGGTCGTACGACGCCACGCAGGTGTTCGTGCCGGGGCAGCGGGTCCGCGTGATCCAGGTCCGGGGCGCGACCGCCCTGGTGTGGCAGGACGACATCTCCTCGGGGGAGCTCCCCGACGTGGAAGGGTGA
- a CDS encoding serine hydrolase domain-containing protein, giving the protein MPLSPETARRVDHLVADAQATGRTPSLLIGVVRDGALAHLAVAGDHPRPDADLQYRLGSITKTMTAVLVMQLRDAGRLDPADPLDRHLPGTPLGALTLRQLLGHASGLQREPDGEWWERSAGGDLPALLAGLSADKISYPPHRGYHYSNLAYGLLGGVLEKITGTPWYALLRDRILDPLGMRRTTYQATEPYARGYVVHPWHDTLREEPRTDTGAMAPAGQLWATAGDLARWAAFLADPDPAVLAPETLTEMCAPVVISDLDSWKGGHGLGVELYRDGDRVYVGHGGSMPGYVAALAVHRPSRTGVIGFANSYGFRTGHIGALGQQVLTTVLDAEPAPATPWRPATAPPPAGIAELTGRWWWMGHALDLGWDADAGLLVAYQRGREVTRFAPEGPDRWRGRGGSQDGEPLTVLRDDAGRPTALDIATFVHTREV; this is encoded by the coding sequence ATGCCCCTGTCACCGGAGACCGCCCGCCGGGTGGACCACCTCGTCGCCGACGCCCAGGCGACCGGCCGTACCCCCTCCCTGCTGATCGGCGTGGTCCGCGACGGCGCCCTGGCCCACCTCGCCGTCGCCGGGGACCACCCGCGCCCCGACGCCGACCTTCAGTACCGGCTCGGTTCGATCACCAAGACCATGACCGCCGTACTGGTCATGCAGCTGCGCGACGCCGGCCGGCTCGACCCGGCCGACCCCCTCGACCGGCATCTGCCCGGCACCCCGCTCGGCGCGCTCACCCTGCGGCAGCTCCTCGGCCATGCCAGCGGCCTGCAACGCGAACCGGACGGCGAGTGGTGGGAACGCAGCGCCGGCGGTGACCTGCCCGCCCTGCTCGCCGGGCTGAGCGCCGACAAGATCTCGTACCCGCCGCACCGCGGCTACCACTACTCGAACCTGGCGTACGGGCTGCTCGGCGGAGTGCTGGAGAAGATCACCGGCACGCCCTGGTACGCGCTGCTCCGGGACCGGATCCTCGACCCGCTCGGCATGCGCCGCACCACCTACCAGGCCACCGAGCCGTACGCCCGGGGCTACGTGGTGCACCCCTGGCACGACACGCTGCGGGAGGAACCCCGTACCGACACCGGCGCGATGGCCCCGGCCGGGCAGCTCTGGGCCACCGCCGGCGACCTGGCCCGGTGGGCGGCCTTCCTCGCCGACCCGGACCCGGCCGTGCTCGCCCCGGAGACGCTCACCGAGATGTGCGCCCCCGTGGTGATCAGCGACCTCGACTCCTGGAAGGGCGGGCACGGACTCGGCGTCGAGCTGTACCGCGACGGTGACCGGGTCTACGTCGGGCACGGCGGCTCGATGCCCGGGTACGTGGCCGCGCTGGCCGTGCACCGGCCCAGCCGGACCGGGGTGATCGGCTTCGCCAACTCGTACGGCTTCCGGACCGGCCACATCGGCGCGCTCGGCCAGCAGGTGCTCACCACCGTCCTGGACGCCGAACCGGCCCCGGCGACCCCGTGGCGGCCGGCCACCGCACCCCCGCCGGCCGGGATCGCCGAGCTGACCGGGCGCTGGTGGTGGATGGGGCACGCTCTCGACCTGGGCTGGGACGCCGACGCGGGCCTGCTGGTGGCGTACCAGCGGGGCCGGGAGGTGACCCGGTTCGCCCCGGAAGGACCGGACCGCTGGCGGGGTCGCGGCGGCAGCCAGGACGGCGAACCGCTCACCGTGCTCCGCGACGACGCCGGCCGGCCGACGGCCCTGGACATCGCCACCTTCGTGCACACCCGCGAGGTGTGA
- a CDS encoding DUF3097 domain-containing protein, which translates to MGRRYGEDVLAGDWRRRKVVPEVDAEPDLVVEDADSGFCGAVVGFESGAVVLEDRHGRRRNFPLLPAAFLLDGRPVTLRRPTRAPVPAARRRTASGSIAVDRVRAQVAKASRIWVEGVHDAALVERIWGDDLRIEGVVVEPLDGIDALDAEVRAFAPGPARRLGVLVDHLVPGSKESRIVARVDSPYVLVTGHPYVDVWQAVKPAALGIPAWPVVPPGRPWKEGVCAALGVADPADMWRRVLSRVDSFADVETPLINAMERLIDFVTEPGRAD; encoded by the coding sequence ATGGGGAGGCGATACGGCGAGGACGTCCTGGCGGGAGACTGGCGGCGGCGGAAGGTGGTCCCGGAGGTGGACGCCGAGCCCGACCTGGTGGTCGAGGACGCCGACTCGGGCTTCTGCGGGGCGGTGGTCGGGTTCGAGTCGGGCGCGGTGGTGCTGGAGGACCGGCACGGCCGGCGGCGCAACTTCCCGCTGCTGCCGGCGGCGTTCCTGCTCGACGGCCGGCCGGTGACGTTGCGCCGGCCCACCCGCGCCCCGGTGCCGGCGGCCCGGCGGCGTACCGCCTCCGGTTCGATCGCGGTGGACCGGGTACGCGCCCAGGTGGCGAAGGCCAGCCGGATCTGGGTGGAGGGGGTGCACGACGCCGCGCTGGTGGAGCGGATCTGGGGGGACGACCTGCGGATCGAGGGTGTGGTGGTGGAGCCGTTGGACGGCATCGACGCGCTCGACGCCGAGGTACGCGCCTTCGCGCCCGGCCCGGCCCGCCGGCTCGGCGTGCTCGTCGACCATCTGGTGCCCGGCTCCAAGGAGAGCCGGATCGTGGCCCGGGTCGACTCGCCGTACGTGCTGGTGACCGGGCACCCGTACGTGGACGTCTGGCAGGCGGTGAAGCCGGCCGCCCTCGGGATCCCGGCCTGGCCGGTGGTGCCGCCGGGCCGGCCGTGGAAGGAGGGCGTCTGCGCGGCCCTCGGAGTGGCCGACCCGGCGGACATGTGGCGGCGCGTCCTGTCCCGGGTGGACAGCTTCGCCGACGTGGAGACCCCGCTGATCAACGCGATGGAACGCCTGATCGACTTCGTCACCGAGCCGGGCCGCGCCGACTAG